GATGAAAATGAGGTATGCCATTAGAAATTATTGCATCCTTTTGTCATTTTTCCTAGGTTATGTTATATTTTACTTGATCTAAAACCAAAATCTGTATTGAATTTGCTTGTAGCTTGCTAATCTTCACATGGAATTGAGGCCTCACATTCTTCGAAGAGTTATCAAGGATGTAGAGAAATCTTTGCCTCCAAAAATTGAGCGTATCCTTAGGGTTGAGATGTCCCCGCTTCAGAAACAGTAAGAACTATAAGCTGCTTGCAAAGTTATGCATTTTTCTATTGCATCAACACATGAAACTATTTATATTTATGCAGGTACTATAGGTGGATTTTGGAACGCAACTTCCATGACTTAAACAAGGGTGTTCGTGGAAATCAGGTTAGTATCATTTATCATTTCACTGCTTGAAAACTTTACTTGTGCAGCTTTTTGTGGTTTTTGTCTTCTTTCTTCCGTTGTTTGGTTTTCATTTGATTTTACTACCAATAAAAGCATGCAGTATATAGTGAAGGTGAGTATTTTTGTaattgtttataaattttttcttctctttctatTATTCTCAAGCAGTGCTACCAATCGTAGAAAATTGATGTAggtcttttcttttaaattgcaGGTCTCACTTTTAAATATAGTGGTTGAATTGAAGAAATGCTGCAATCATCCCTTTCTGTTTGAAAGTGCTGATCATGGTTATGGCGGGGACACTAGCATGAATGATATTAGTAAATTGGAAAGAATTATATTAAGCAGTGGGAAGCTAGTCATACTTGACAAGTTGCTTACCAGGTTGCATGAAACAAAGCATAGAGTTCTAGTCTTTTCCCAGGTTTGTATTGGATTTGGCAATTTGTGTATCCATGTTGTGTTCATGTCCATTTTATTTTCTAGTGTCATAAACATGTTTaaggtattatatatattttgatatgttaaGAATTTGTGTTATTAGATTTTAACATTTTCCTGTACTTAGTGTTGTTTGTGTTGCATCCAATATTGTCAGGTCTTACTTTTTCATACTTGTTGGCCACTTGTTTAGTAGTCTTTTACTCTTTTATGCTATTTTTGGGAACTTAGAGGGAAAGGAAATTCAAGGTGGGGTTGAAGAGGGAGAATGAGAGGGTGTGGTTTGCCTTGTTTGGCTTCCTGAATATACtggaaaggaagagaaagaaggtTAATGTGGCACAGCTTGTTTGGTCGAGTATTGGAAAGGAAAGGAGATgataatttggtatattttgtattTGCATCCTTTATGAGTTATAAGAAGAAACCAAAGTTGACATTAAATTGTTGTTCTAAAGCAAAAGCTTTTAATGAGGTAAATAGGTAATAACTCCCCTCCAGATACTCTCTATTGCAGAAAATGGTGGCTTGTCTTTACGAGTATCTCCTAATATCTTCTTGATTAATCCCAATTATTTGAAACTGAACCACTCTTCCTTCATCCCTTCACTTTCCCGGGTACTGTAATTTGTGTATGTGCTAGAATACATATGTGCATCCATACACTTGCACAATGTGTGTGTGTGTTAAGAATTAGTGTTATTGTATTTGTTAATATAGGTAGATGAGTCATTAGGTTTCTGGAAATTATCTAGTCTGAGTTCTTGAGGGAAACAGATAAAGCTGAATAGAGGAAGTATTGTATCTGTATGTTTTATTATGGTTtactttattatcattttttttctctcttctaatTCTATATTTCTAATCCCATGATGGATGGGTGTTTAAAGTTGTCCTCTGGATATTATAAGACTGTGCTAGCTGGCCTTTATGTTTTTCGTTGACGATAAGTCTGATTAAGTTTTGCAATCTTGTGTTTTACGTGTCATGTTCTGCAAAATGGTAAAAATTGCCAGATGGTTAGAATGCTGGATATACTAGCGGAGTACTTGTTGCTCAGAGGATTCCAATTTCAGAGGCTTGATGGTAGTACAAAGGCAGAGTTACGACAGCAGGCTATGGATCATTTCAATGCACCTGGAAGTGATGATTTCTGCTTCCTTCTTTCTACTCGGGCTGGTGGCCTTGGTATAAACCTTGCAACTGCGGACACTGTTATAATATTTGATTCTGACTGGAATCCGCAGAATGACTTGCAGGTCTCAAACTTGATATTCTGTTTTCCCAAGCATAATTTTCTATCTTATGGTGAAAATTTAGTAGCCTTGTTTATGCTTACCGTTTTATTTTGCTTCAGGCAATGAGTAGAGCTCATAGAATTGGGCAACGTGAAGTTGTCAACATTTACAGATTTGTGACTAGCAAAAGTGTTGAGGAAGATATCCTGGAGCGAGCTAAAAAAAAGATGGTCATTCACCTTAACCTGATTGAATTTCATAGAATTGGATATTTCCACATATAAGTATTCATCATGTGTTAGTGAAGAGAGCCTAACTTAATTTTCTTGTTAGGCATTTAAAGTTAGTAATTTAATGTGTTTTCTTGCTTGGTGCTTTCTACAGGTGCTTGACCATTTGGTGATCCAAAAATTAAATGCAGAGGGTAGATTGGagagaaaagaaacaaagaaagggAGTCATTTTGACAAGGTAAGGACTTGTCTTGAAGTAATTATTCAAGTATGAAGGCTTTTATGTTTTATATCTGGATTTTGATTGTTGGAATTCACCAACATGATTGGCCTCTTCTTTCCTTAATATATGCTCTTGCCATTCAAGTTTTTAATGCTTTTTGGTCTTTAACACAATTCAAATCTCTTTTACCATTCCAGAATGAGCTATCAGCAATTTTGAGATTTGGGGCTGAAGAGTTGGTCAAGGAGGACAGAAATGATGAAGAAAGCAAAAAAAGGCTGTTAAGTATGGATATAGATGAAATTCTTGAAAGGGCAGAGAAGGTTGAGGAGAAAGTGGGTGAGGaggaagggaatgaattgttgaGTGCTTTTAAGGCAAGCAACTTATGCCTTTTTACGGTGGACTTTTTTTGTAATAGGTGTATAGGTTCTTTCTTGTGTAACTGGTTTCTATTTCTTTCATCAAGCTCAGGTTGCTAATTTCTGTAATGCTGAAGATGATGGTACTTTCTGGAGTCGTTGGATAAAACCAGATGCTATTGCACAAGCCAAAGTAGTATCCTGATATTCTTTTATCAATCTTATTCTATGAAAAGTTTCTTGAATGCCTACTTGTACATTTTGAACTTTTATGTTTGTTTCTGACATTTAGTTGGATCCATTTGCCTAAGTTATTCTTTTTTTCCATTAGGATGCTCTGGCTCCTCGTGCTGCAAGGAATACCAAGAGTTATGCCGAGACAAGTCAACCTGAGAGGAGtaacaaaagaaagaagaagggcTCTGATTCTCAGGAGCTTCAGGAGAGAGTACAAAAGCGCCGTAAAGCAGAATACTCCGCTCCCTTGGCACCAATGATTGAGGGAGCAACTGCTCAAGTGAGAGGATGGTCTTATGGGAATCTGCCTAAAAGAGATGCTCTGCGCTTTTCTCGAGCAGTAGGTTTCTTGGTCTTCCGGAATTTGTCTGGCATATAAAACATATTTCTCTATTCATCATATTTCCTATGCAATCTTGCAGCATATTACCGATATTGCTGCTATCCACTATCTGGAAACACGATTTCCTTTTTTGGTTCAACTCTTTTACCAAATGTCTACATCCGACGTGGATATGTTCAATTTTTCCTAGATTTTCATGTGTTTGGAGAGTCCTCAGTAGATCATATCTCCATACCCCTGTCTGGATATACATCAGACACGAGTATTTCTAGCAAGATGAAGAGTTGAAGTAACATAAGTACACATTCTTACTACATCAGCCCGTTCCTTCTGATTAGAAATGTCATGTTCTATCCTTCTGCATGTCTTCTCTAATTTGTTGCATTTGCCTCTTCAATTATTGTAGGTTCTGCTGACCGATTTTATgtgtttttgtttttgaaatttccTTTTTCTCCAAAAATCAGGTTATGAAATTTGGGAATGAGAACCAAATCACTTTGATAGCAGAGGAAGTTGGTGGTGCTGTTGCAGCAGCTCCAATTGATGCACAGATTGAGCTTTTCCAAGCTTTGGTTGAAGGATGCAGAGAAGCAGTTGAAGTAGGAAATGCAGAACCTAAGGTTTGTTCTATTAGTTACAAAtggtattttgttttttaattcttCATTGGCGTGTATCATCCAGTGAAATTGTAGGGCCTTCTGTTATTCTGTTCTTTTATGTGGTAATTACATTCAGGGACCATTATTGGACTTCTTTGGCGTCCCTGTTAAGGCGAATGATCTGTTCAATCGTGTCCAAGAACTTCAGTTGTTAGCAAAGCGAATAAGTAGGTATGAAGATCCTATAAGACAGTTCCGTGTGTTGATGTACCTTAAACCCTCTAATTGGTCCAAGGGGTGTGGATGGAATCAGAGTATGTATATCCCATTTATGCTTTTCTCTGTTCTgggaatttaattaaatgaaaattgctGTGGACTTATCATATCTTCTGTTATTGCCAGCAGTTGATGATGCGAGACTGCTTCTGGGAATACACTACCATGGATTTGGAAATTGGGAAAGGATAAGATTAGATGAAAGGCTTGGCCTCACGAAGAAGATTGCTCCTGCTGAACTTCAACACCATGAAACCTTTCTGCCACGAGCCCCAAATTTGAAGGAACGTGCTAATGCACTTTTGGAAATGGTACTCTTCCAATTTCAATATAAGGGAGTGTAATTCTTACAGCTTTGGCTAGAGTAGTTCTTACTGTATTaaaaaatgaattcattttttttcttaatatatgtACTTTACACCCGCTCACAcacatttatatgtatatgtattttctGTTGTGTTTGCTACAGATtccattttttgaaaatttcttgcTATATTTACTTGTAtgcaaatattttgtttttggttGAGAATAACCAAACTGCTTTTTTCTTTGACCTCATAAGTCATAATTGGTTTATCTGTGTTACTTGAATTCAGTGTTGGATACAAGTATGTGTTTGATATGAGTATGGTCTGTTTTTTAAAAGCTTTTCCATGTATTTTAAGGATCATTGGAGGGGCTTATATCCCCTTATCCATGTCCGGTGATGCATCAGAAATGGGtacttcaagaaaaacaaagattTGGAACAAAATGGGTTTTTATTATCAGTGAACCAAATTAGTGGAAGCTTACAAATTTTCTATTGTGCGGTTGATATTTCTCTGATTGTTTAATGCATATACATCAGTGTTTATTGCATGCTGTTATCCTAAGCTTTAAGCTTCTATTTGCTAACTGTCCAATTTAAATTGTCTGGTACTTTCTCCACAGGAAGTTGCAGCAATTGGTGGTGGTAAGAATGCTGGTACCAAGGCTGGTCGAAAGGcttcaaagaaagaaaagcaGAATACTCTTAATGTATCAATATCTCGTGGAAGAGATAAGAAGGGGAAACCGGGTTCTCCTAAAGTCAATTTTAAAATGAGTAGGGACAGGCATAAGAGGCCTCAGAAAGTTGAACTAGTTAAAGAAGAGGGCGAAATGTCTGACAATGAGGAGGTATATGTGCACTTTAAAGAAGTGAAGTGGATGGAGTGGTGTGAAGATGTTATGATTGATGAAATAAAAACCCTTCGTCGTCTCCAAAGATTGCAGACTACCAGTGCTGATCTTCCGAAGGATAAGGTTTGCCAATCTTGTTTTAGGTTTCTTTGGCATTTGTTAATGGTTTTGTGAACTGAAGTTGCATTGAAAAGTTTTTTTCCTTCCAGGTGCTTTCAAAAATTCGGAATTATCTGCAGCTTCTTGGaaggaaaatagatgaaattgtctTGGAACATGAAGATGAGCTCTATAGACAAGATAGTATGTGGTTCTTGCTGTTTAATGGTGCTTTCTGTTTATTAGTTTTATCACGTTTTTGCATATGCATTGGATCTTTCATATGCGCATTCACGATTTTAAACATTTAAAGATTCTAGATGTCTGATAAGTCcatttattttgatttcaattcaCGTTGCAGGGATGACTATGCGCTTATGGAACTATGTCTCTACATTCTCGAATCTTTCTGGTGAGAGGCTGCATCAGATTTATTCCAAACTTAAGCAGGAGCGGGAAGAAGAGGGAGGGGATGGACCCTCACATATCAATGGTGCTATACCTGGTCATGTTGATAGAGACGGTGACCCTAACTACCCCCCTTTGTCACATTCTGTTGAGAAGCAAAGAGGGTACAAGAATGCAGTGGCATATCAAACATCACAACCAATTCACAAAGGCATTGATGCTGCAAAGTTTGAAGCTTGGAAACGACGACGGAGAGCAGAAGGGGATACCCATCCCCAACTCCAGCCCCCAGCTCAAAGACCTACGAACAATGGTATCCAATTGGTAGATCCAAACTCCTTGGGGATTCTTGGGGCAGGACCATCAGATAAACGTCTTGTTAGTAATGAGAGACCGTATCGGATGCATTAAATTGGATTTGCACAAAGGCAATGCTTTCCACGGGGCATCAACTACAGTAAGCTTTTTGTGCTGTGCTGGATGATACTTGAGCCTTTGAATAATGGGTGGGATTCTTTTTTGGGCATGGAAATAAAAGTTGGTATTTAAAGTTGAGTGTTTATGGGTGGATTTAAGGTGTATCCACCAGGCGGGATTTGAATCCATGTAAAAAGTCGGCTGAGCTAAAAAAGGTTTTACTAACATGTGCAGGGCATGCCGGAGCGGCCTTTccacaattttttctttttacagtTTCTTTTTGGTAGTGAATCCAGTAATTTGTTTAATTGTATAGCTCAAAAGTGGCaggagaaaaaaaaattgaaatgaatatgcAAGGAAAAAAGTGTACATTATcagttttgaatatttttatttgacaacATTCAAATTTTGTTGGCAATAATAATGGGTGCGAATTTGCTTGCTTTTTTATTTGAAGTTGAGAGGCAGGGGTGGTGTATTTTTGCTTTATAATAGTGGTTTCAGGAAATTTGTACTTGCTTTATAATAGAGCATGTTATGGTATGAATTTGCTTGCTTTATCCCTTGTTCCCTCTAATGCATTCGTTTGAGAATCGAAACAGAAACTTGTGATTGCCAACACAACCCAAAGCACTGTGAGAAGCTCTCTCCGCACAATAAGTCTTGCAGATTTTGATTGGTACAAAAGAAGTGGTAAGAAGTAGGGATTTTAATACTGGAGTCCCATAACAGATTTAACCATATCACCAACATTAGagaccgattcaagtttcttgaGTTCTCGTCCTATATCAAACATTAGAAACCGATACGGTGAATAAAGCAATCATATTATATTAGTGCTTCACTCTTACAACATGTCTTTCGTTGATGGTGATGAATCATGTAGACTACGCTCGTGCTGTTTTAAATAACTCCTCCCACTTTTCTGGATCGGTTCCTGGACCTTCCCCCTGCCACGTAAATTCAATATCTTCATTTTGGCAAACCAACTTATCAACCAAAAATATGCTTAATAACTTCTAGTAAGATCCTAAAATGATGTTACTACCCTCAAACAAGGAATTCACATAACTCTACTCATTTCTCATCTTTCGATAATCACAATTAGATTACAGATTCAAATCGCACCATGTTTCCGTTTTAGAAAAAACCTAAAATGTAAGTCATTGCATGTATGGAATCCTACACCTGCTATAACAAATTGCAGTACTTACCTCAACTGAGTTGATTTCGTAAATTTTGCCTTCAGTAAATTCTATGTCCATTGCTTGTATGCAAGCTTCAGCAACCACAAGTCTGCTTACTTCTCCCACCAGATTATCTCCTGTGTCATTTTCCCCCCCAAAAGTGAATCATATAGACAGCTTATAATTTGCTTAATCATATGTATATGAATCTGTCTCCAAAGCTTTTGCATGACTTAAAATGTCTTTATGACTAGAAGAGCCGGTCATAGCAATTTTTTCTTGTCAAATTTATGTTGTTGGCAGTTACTATCAAATCTATCATCTTTTCAATGGTGCATAAAAACAGCAGTTGAGATTAAATTTACTTAACCATTGCTAATGGtgcataaaaaaacaaaatgaaaaaatatatcatCTTTTCAAGCAATCACCAACTTGGTAGGAGGAACATCTAAAATAGACACACACAATGGGAATGTGTGACACTGTGAATGCAAGTTCATTGCCTTGAAACCATAGAGTAAAGCCAAGCTACTGTATACTTGCAGTTGAGATTAAATTATCATAAATGGAAAGCCAGAACTCAAACTCTAGATTGCTAATTCATAGAGGATTTCATAACATGTTAAAAGGACTACTCAACCTTGAAGCTAGAAAAAGTACATAAGGGCCTGAAATAATAATTTCTCtgaaaattaaaaggttaaagagtaataatatttgttttaacAAAAACTGGACCTAAGAAAATAATGCTGAGAAACCAATCTAATTTTTGGTCCAAACTGTAATagatatttacattttttctcctttttgctACAAAGGAGGCTGCACTCTATAGAATATGAGAAGGGGTTGCCAATGCTGGGATTTGGACTCTGACTTTTTGTATACCACCTCTTTAAGGGTGGCTGCAAGGCATTTTTACAATCTAACCCAGTGGGAACTCAATTTCAACATACCTTAATCAGTCAGAACTTTTTATTGTCTATAATTGCTGTTGAAATACGTTATACATAACAGTTTTACTATTTGCGCCACTGGAAAACCTGATTCAACATACCTTGACCAATGACAACTGCACGGCGTTGTCCAGCAGTGGCTTTAAGCAAAGTGTTAAGATCATATGATGTGTAAGGTCCATCTGTCAATCTACCAGCTCTGTACACAAAAGGGTATTGTTTGGAGAAACATTGAAGTACATCAGCCAAAAGCATACTGACGCACCATTTCATGCTAACAACGGAAAACATTATGATTACTCACGTACCTGATAATGGTAAATGGAAGGCCAGACTCACAAAGAAAATCTTCccctttctttttatattttagaacCCCAAAAATGTTCATAATgctgcaaaaattaaaataaatataaagttgaTTAGAAGTAGCTGCAAACCAACATCCCTCAGATATTTTGTAGCAAAAACCAGTATTAATAGCTGCACAGCAAGAGCCCCACATTCAATGGTACTAAAATTAAGttaaatcatatcataattgCGATTATTATATATTACTCCTGCATTCCTTTTTCTTTGTCTCTCCCTTTTTCTTGGACGGGGATGGTGAGGAGAGGGGAAGGCATGAAGCTCTTTCACAAAAATCATTCATACAGtagaaataataatggaattgaaGTTtaaagccaaaagaaaacagaCCATTAGTGAACAAAAAACATGTAATGGCATTCACTGTTTGATCATTTGATTGCTAATCAAGACACAATAGCAGTATGATACCGATTGCTAACTATGTGCGTCAGGTTTTGATGATTGGGCAGAAAATTAGTTATATCTATGAACTGTACTTTCTGGCTCACTGAGCATAACATGCTCCGAGTCCGTGTTCAAATTGGTCACAACAAAAGTTCAGAATTTACAAGACAAAAGTGCAAATTATCTACGAAAGAAAGCATACTCAATGATGTGGTAGAACTTGGTATTGACCCCTAGTTGATGAGGCTGCAAGTTCAATTTTCCAATATAGAGGCCTTAAATAACATGATTGAACTATGAGATGATATTTCACAATTTTTTCAGCATGGAATCCGACATGATATCTCTCTGTTTCACTGAATTAGAAGTCCATTTCTTATAATACAGATGGAAAGAAGAAATATCCAGGCAGTCAGTAGAAGTCATAACACTAGCAGAGAGACAGAGGCAAGTCATCACGAACTCCATAATTGACTATCCAAAAGATTTTCCAAATACTTATTCTTCTCACCTCCATGGTAGTTCATTGAACTTGGTTACACCAACTGATGAAACAAGAACTACTCTCTTCAATGATGAAGGCAATGCAGATACAAGATTCCTTACACCCTCCCAATCttcaaaaataatacaaaatagtCAAAATCTGTGTCTCAGTGCACGTGTACATTTATGCATCAGTTCATGTGGAGGGACAGAGACATGATTGGAAGCTTGGAGGAAAACTTTTTACGTTATTGATAGAGCAATATCTGATAATTTTAATGACTTTAAGATTAAAAAAacagtttaaaatttatttgcacaaaatcatctcataatatatttatttttctagtaATTTGCAAAATAAAGAAATCATCATGCacgaattttttttacataaagtaACTTAAAAGGTAAGTGCCACATGAAAAGTACATTTCTTGTTGTACACAATAACTAATGCATGCCTCCTTAATAAAAAGAGAGTTGGATTCTaaactttttacatttaataaattcaaatatattaataattaagtaaattggcAAAAGTTTTAACCTATGAGAGGCCAGacttaaaatttgatgaaaaaactTAGGAAAAGTTAGGACATAAGTTTGGAAAGGCTAGGAGTGATATGGGCTCCCTAGACC
This window of the Gossypium hirsutum isolate 1008001.06 chromosome A09, Gossypium_hirsutum_v2.1, whole genome shotgun sequence genome carries:
- the LOC107889299 gene encoding protein CHROMATIN REMODELING 5 isoform X4 gives rise to the protein MMAFFRNYSNDTDAHDVLEEKSQGQSIGRIRSSVGSDDVGGSGTFSEREFDINAHYQSDREPDGSVRLHNEVAAASGAGVSNSNFQPPGRRVAPGKWGSTFWKDCQPMDHQGGSDSGQDSKSDHRNLEASDYNSSDDRDDRLDLEDDEAQKGKAQRGHSDVPADEMLSDEYYEQDGEEQSDTMHYTGLSNSVGLNTRPKSKPASLSSTMSRSSRALNNFNYDDEESNHDVDYEEEEEEDEDDPDDADFEPDYDAASGHAGNQDKDWDGEDSEEEDNSDGDVDISDEEDSYYRKKPKGVQRVKVGLSVKPTKEHKSTNRQRRGKSSFDEDECSAEDSDSESVHDFKSIARSGGNHRISSARSNTFISMGRNSEVRTSSRSVRKVSYVESEESEEIEEVKKKKTLKDEAEEEDGDSIEKVLWHQPKGMADDAIRNSRSTEPVLLSHLFDSEPDWNEMEFLIKWKGQSHLHCQWKSFFELQNLSGFKKVLNYTKKVMDDAKYRKALSREEIEVNDVSKEMDLDLIKQNSQVERVIVDRISKDASGNVMSEYLVKWQGLSYAEATWEKDIDITFAQDAIDEYKARDAAMAVQGKIVDHQRKKGKASLRKLDEQPEWLRGGKLRDYQLEGLNFLVNSWRNDTNVILADEMGLGKTVQSVSMLGFLQNAQQIPGPFLVVVPLSTLSNWAKEFKKWLSDMNVIVYVGTRASREVCQQYEFYNDKKIGRPIKFNTLLTTFEVVLKDKAVLSKIKWNYLMVDEAHRLKNSEAQLYTTLSEFSTKNKLLITGTPLQNSVEELWALLHFLDPHKFESKDDFVQNYKNLSTFDENELANLHMELRPHILRRVIKDVEKSLPPKIERILRVEMSPLQKQYYRWILERNFHDLNKGVRGNQVSLLNIVVELKKCCNHPFLFESADHGYGGDTSMNDISKLERIILSSGKLVILDKLLTRLHETKHRVLVFSQMVRMLDILAEYLLLRGFQFQRLDGSTKAELRQQAMDHFNAPGSDDFCFLLSTRAGGLGINLATADTVIIFDSDWNPQNDLQAMSRAHRIGQREVVNIYRFVTSKSVEEDILERAKKKMVLDHLVIQKLNAEGRLERKETKKGSHFDKNELSAILRFGAEELVKEDRNDEESKKRLLSMDIDEILERAEKVEEKVGEEEGNELLSAFKVANFCNAEDDGTFWSRWIKPDAIAQAKDALAPRAARNTKSYAETSQPERSNKRKKKGSDSQELQERVQKRRKAEYSAPLAPMIEGATAQVRGWSYGNLPKRDALRFSRAVMKFGNENQITLIAEEVGGAVAAAPIDAQIELFQALVEGCREAVEVGNAEPKGPLLDFFGVPVKANDLFNRVQELQLLAKRISRYEDPIRQFRVLMYLKPSNWSKGCGWNQTVDDARLLLGIHYHGFGNWERIRLDERLGLTKKIAPAELQHHETFLPRAPNLKERANALLEMEVAAIGGGKNAGTKAGRKASKKEKQNTLNVSISRGRDKKGKPGSPKVNFKMSRDRHKRPQKVELVKEEGEMSDNEEVYVHFKEVKWMEWCEDVMIDEIKTLRRLQRLQTTSADLPKDKVLSKIRNYLQLLGRKIDEIVLEHEDELYRQDRMTMRLWNYVSTFSNLSGERLHQIYSKLKQEREEEGGDGPSHINGAIPGHVDRDGDPNYPPLSHSVEKQRGYKNAVAYQTSQPIHKGIDAAKFEAWKRRRRAEGDTHPQLQPPAQRPTNNGIQLVDPNSLGILGAGPSDKRLVSNERPYRMH
- the LOC107889299 gene encoding protein CHROMATIN REMODELING 5 isoform X3, with product MMAFFRNYSNDTDAHDVLEEKSQGQSIGRIRSSVGSDDVGGSGTFSEREFDINAHYQSDREPDGSVRLHNEVAAASGAGVSNSNFQPPGRRVAPGKWGSTFWKDCQPMDHQGGSDSGQDSKSDHRNLEASDYNSSDDRDDRLDLEDDEAQKGKAQRGHSDVPADEMLSDEYYEQDGEEQSDTMHYTGLSNSVGLNTRPKSKPASLSSTMSRSSRALNNFNYDDEESNHDVDYEEEEEEDEDDPDDADFEPDYDAASGHAGNQFVKQDKDWDGEDSEEEDNSDGDVDISDEEDSYYRKKPKGVQRVKVGLSVKPTKEHKSTNRQRRGKSSFDEDECSAEDSDSESVHDFKSIARSGGNHRISSARSNTFISMGRNSEVRTSSRSVRKVSYVESEESEEIEEVKKKKTLKDEAEEEDGDSIEKVLWHQPKGMADDAIRNSRSTEPVLLSHLFDSEPDWNEMEFLIKWKGQSHLHCQWKSFFELQNLSGFKKVLNYTKKVMDDAKYRKALSREEIEVNDVSKEMDLDLIKQNSQVERVIVDRISKDASGNVMSEYLVKWQGLSYAEATWEKDIDITFAQDAIDEYKARDAAMAVQGKIVDHQRKKGKASLRKLDEQPEWLRGGKLRDYQLEGLNFLVNSWRNDTNVILADEMGLGKTVQSVSMLGFLQNAQQIPGPFLVVVPLSTLSNWAKEFKKWLSDMNVIVYVGTRASREVCQQYEFYNDKKIGRPIKFNTLLTTFEVVLKDKAVLSKIKWNYLMVDEAHRLKNSEAQLYTTLSEFSTKNKLLITGTPLQNSVEELWALLHFLDPHKFESKDDFVQNYKNLSTFDENELANLHMELRPHILRRVIKDVEKSLPPKIERILRVEMSPLQKQYYRWILERNFHDLNKGVRGNQVSLLNIVVELKKCCNHPFLFESADHGYGGDTSMNDISKLERIILSSGKLVILDKLLTRLHETKHRVLVFSQMVRMLDILAEYLLLRGFQFQRLDGSTKAELRQQAMDHFNAPGSDDFCFLLSTRAGGLGINLATADTVIIFDSDWNPQNDLQAMSRAHRIGQREVVNIYRFVTSKSVEEDILERAKKKMVLDHLVIQKLNAEGRLERKETKKGSHFDKNELSAILRFGAEELVKEDRNDEESKKRLLSMDIDEILERAEKVEEKVGEEEGNELLSAFKVANFCNAEDDGTFWSRWIKPDAIAQAKDALAPRAARNTKSYAETSQPERSNKRKKKGSDSQELQERVQKRRKAEYSAPLAPMIEGATAQVRGWSYGNLPKRDALRFSRAVMKFGNENQITLIAEEVGGAVAAAPIDAQIELFQALVEGCREAVEVGNAEPKGPLLDFFGVPVKANDLFNRVQELQLLAKRISRYEDPIRQFRVLMYLKPSNWSKGCGWNQIDDARLLLGIHYHGFGNWERIRLDERLGLTKKIAPAELQHHETFLPRAPNLKERANALLEMEVAAIGGGKNAGTKAGRKASKKEKQNTLNVSISRGRDKKGKPGSPKVNFKMSRDRHKRPQKVELVKEEGEMSDNEEVYVHFKEVKWMEWCEDVMIDEIKTLRRLQRLQTTSADLPKDKVLSKIRNYLQLLGRKIDEIVLEHEDELYRQDRMTMRLWNYVSTFSNLSGERLHQIYSKLKQEREEEGGDGPSHINGAIPGHVDRDGDPNYPPLSHSVEKQRGYKNAVAYQTSQPIHKGIDAAKFEAWKRRRRAEGDTHPQLQPPAQRPTNNGIQLVDPNSLGILGAGPSDKRLVSNERPYRMH